In one Alphaproteobacteria bacterium SS10 genomic region, the following are encoded:
- the bcp gene encoding thioredoxin-dependent thiol peroxidase — MSVAVGSPAPDFAMPTDGEGEVKLADLKGKKVVLYFYPKDDTSGCTKEAIGFRDHLAEFEAAGAVIVGVSKDSVKKHDKFKAKHELNFALGSDEETQVSEAYEVWKEKSMYGRKYMGIERSTFLIDGDGVLREEWRKVKVPGHVETVLAAVQAL; from the coding sequence ATGAGCGTTGCCGTTGGTTCACCCGCCCCTGATTTTGCCATGCCCACCGATGGAGAGGGTGAGGTCAAACTCGCCGATCTTAAGGGCAAGAAGGTCGTCCTGTATTTCTATCCGAAGGATGACACCTCCGGCTGCACCAAGGAGGCTATTGGCTTCCGTGATCATCTTGCTGAGTTCGAGGCTGCCGGTGCTGTTATCGTTGGTGTGTCCAAAGACAGCGTGAAGAAGCATGACAAGTTCAAAGCCAAGCATGAGTTGAACTTCGCCCTCGGCTCTGATGAGGAGACACAGGTCTCTGAGGCCTATGAGGTCTGGAAAGAGAAGAGCATGTATGGCCGCAAATATATGGGTATTGAGCGCTCAACCTTCCTGATCGATGGTGATGGGGTCTTGCGCGAAGAGTGGCGTAAAGTAAAAGTGCCTGGCCATGTGGAAACCGTGCTAGCCGCCGTTCAGGCGCTTTAA
- a CDS encoding bifunctional [glutamine synthetase] adenylyltransferase/[glutamine synthetase]-adenylyl-L-tyrosine phosphorylase gives MGIEPAIAPLLKRKRLNMLADLPTTTPISLAEHPSTGGKSAWHERFEAWRTNLAELEGRDSPELVAQNALTDGLNRLCAFSPYLSQSLMQAADDGGDLLAKPLPESLEAALASAEQAVAATDDFDQASKHLRIAKNRAHLVIALGDFLELWDLTAITTALSHSADRLIQTAIRFLLRYHQAKLGIEAEHAERPELGSGLIVLGMGKLGAGELNYSSDIDLILFYDPAATKLDRFDAPVAYSRLARDLVTLLERRTADGYVFRTDLRLRPDPASTPLAVALPAAVTYYTSQALTWERAAMIKARPIIGDPGPVNHLMTMLRRWVWRAGSDLMALEDINAIKRKIDDNQARNSSDLNGFNVKLDPGGIRQIEFFAQAQQLLFAGQDPGLRIYRTLDALDRLVESGRLDAERRDQLTDAYHCLRQVEHRLQMREDQQTHSLPITDDGWVDLADSLATTPTNLKAELNQHLETVTTSYDSLFNANRTPNPGPKAIDNLAQRLTELGFDDGDRAASIVGRWQRGEIKATEAERARELLDASLDDLLQATAAMPEPDRVLNRLDDFLGQLSAGAPLFALLRNTVGLPALLAKVLGLAPAIADTLTRRPGLLESILEPGFLTQLPKRHQLELELQEQLSVSEGYEDSLDICRRWTARRRFQGALHLLNGASSHDRVAQMLAQLAELSLEALQPLVEAEFSRNHGHFQGGGLSIIAMGNLASGQLTLTSDLDLVLVYRVDPSRPESDGRRPLSPNEYWIKLASRLVTAITAPTAEGKLYDADLRLRPQGNAGPLAVSLESFAQYQSSDAWTWEHMALTRARVLTGDIDLRGKIDAILHRTLTAERDSSALKQDVADMRGRIAKQHGELSIWQLKYRRGGIIDIQFIAQYLMLLYAAQHPQILSGSTTAALTRLGEVGVLTPDVAEGLINAHRLFRRVRAHLRLITDDSGAFDPNQAPPAILEELARIILMEEVANAEQAAFDFQAAKTHLSAVIDRLPPNSTRSSAPNLASAGARQARIQIP, from the coding sequence ATGGGGATTGAACCAGCCATTGCACCCCTGCTTAAGCGTAAGCGCCTCAACATGTTGGCCGATCTGCCCACCACCACGCCGATAAGCCTCGCCGAACACCCCTCGACTGGGGGGAAATCAGCTTGGCATGAGCGGTTCGAGGCATGGCGCACCAATTTGGCCGAGCTAGAGGGCCGCGATTCCCCGGAACTAGTCGCCCAGAATGCCCTTACCGATGGGCTGAACCGGCTCTGCGCCTTCTCACCCTATCTAAGCCAATCCCTGATGCAGGCGGCGGATGACGGGGGCGACCTGCTCGCCAAACCGCTGCCAGAAAGCCTTGAGGCTGCACTCGCAAGTGCAGAGCAGGCAGTGGCCGCCACCGATGATTTTGATCAGGCGTCAAAACATCTGCGGATCGCAAAAAACCGGGCCCATTTGGTGATTGCCCTCGGTGATTTTCTCGAGCTCTGGGATCTCACCGCGATCACCACGGCGCTGAGCCATAGCGCTGATCGCCTTATCCAGACGGCGATTAGGTTCCTGCTGCGCTACCACCAGGCCAAGCTGGGCATTGAGGCCGAGCATGCAGAGCGCCCCGAATTGGGCAGCGGTCTTATCGTTCTGGGCATGGGTAAGCTGGGCGCTGGTGAGCTCAACTACTCCAGCGATATCGACCTGATCCTCTTCTACGACCCGGCTGCCACCAAGCTTGATCGATTTGATGCCCCGGTTGCGTATAGCCGGTTGGCGAGAGATTTGGTCACGCTGCTCGAGCGGCGAACTGCCGATGGTTATGTATTCAGAACCGATCTGCGGTTGCGGCCAGATCCCGCCTCAACACCACTTGCGGTCGCCCTACCCGCCGCGGTCACCTACTACACGAGCCAGGCGCTGACCTGGGAACGGGCTGCGATGATTAAGGCCCGACCAATTATCGGCGACCCCGGGCCGGTTAACCATCTGATGACCATGTTACGTCGCTGGGTCTGGCGTGCTGGCAGTGACCTCATGGCGCTGGAAGATATCAACGCCATCAAGCGCAAGATCGATGACAACCAAGCCCGCAATAGCAGCGATCTAAACGGCTTCAACGTGAAGCTAGATCCGGGCGGGATCCGACAGATCGAATTCTTCGCCCAGGCCCAACAGCTGTTGTTCGCCGGGCAAGATCCAGGCCTACGCATCTACCGCACCCTCGATGCCCTGGATCGCCTGGTCGAGAGTGGCCGATTGGATGCCGAACGGCGTGACCAACTAACCGATGCTTATCATTGCCTCCGCCAGGTCGAGCACCGGCTTCAAATGCGTGAAGACCAGCAGACCCACAGCCTACCAATCACCGATGATGGCTGGGTGGATTTGGCGGATAGCCTCGCCACAACACCCACCAACCTTAAAGCTGAGCTGAATCAGCATTTAGAAACTGTAACAACGAGTTACGACTCACTCTTCAATGCAAATCGAACACCAAACCCGGGACCAAAAGCCATAGACAATCTGGCCCAAAGGCTAACCGAGCTTGGCTTTGATGATGGTGACCGGGCGGCTTCGATTGTTGGGCGTTGGCAACGGGGTGAGATCAAGGCAACGGAAGCGGAACGGGCACGCGAACTGCTGGATGCCTCGCTTGACGACCTGCTGCAAGCCACCGCCGCAATGCCTGAGCCGGACCGGGTCTTAAACCGGCTGGATGACTTCCTTGGTCAGCTATCTGCAGGTGCCCCACTCTTTGCCCTGCTGCGGAATACGGTTGGGTTGCCGGCGCTACTGGCTAAGGTGCTGGGGCTCGCACCCGCCATTGCCGATACGCTGACCCGCCGTCCTGGCTTACTTGAGAGTATTCTTGAGCCCGGCTTCCTGACCCAACTGCCTAAGCGGCATCAGCTGGAGCTCGAACTCCAGGAGCAACTCAGCGTTTCAGAGGGGTATGAGGACAGCCTGGATATTTGCCGTCGTTGGACAGCGAGACGGCGGTTCCAGGGCGCCTTGCACCTGCTGAACGGCGCCAGCAGCCATGACCGCGTGGCACAGATGCTGGCACAACTCGCCGAGCTATCACTCGAAGCGCTACAACCCCTCGTCGAGGCAGAGTTTTCCAGAAACCATGGCCACTTCCAGGGTGGCGGCCTATCGATTATTGCCATGGGCAACCTGGCCAGCGGGCAGCTCACCCTGACCAGCGACCTAGACCTAGTCCTCGTCTATCGGGTTGATCCGTCGCGGCCAGAATCCGATGGCAGGCGCCCCCTATCCCCTAATGAGTATTGGATCAAGCTGGCCTCCCGACTGGTGACTGCAATTACGGCACCAACGGCTGAGGGGAAGCTCTATGACGCTGATCTTCGCTTACGACCACAGGGTAACGCCGGACCTCTGGCGGTAAGCCTTGAGAGCTTTGCCCAGTATCAGTCGAGCGATGCCTGGACCTGGGAACATATGGCCCTGACGCGCGCCCGGGTGCTGACCGGTGATATCGATCTTCGCGGTAAGATTGATGCGATCTTGCATCGAACCCTGACGGCAGAGCGGGACAGCAGCGCACTCAAGCAGGATGTCGCTGATATGCGGGGGCGGATCGCCAAACAGCATGGCGAACTCTCTATCTGGCAGCTGAAGTATCGGCGCGGTGGGATTATCGATATCCAGTTCATCGCCCAGTATCTGATGCTGCTTTACGCCGCCCAACACCCGCAGATCCTGTCCGGCAGCACAACCGCCGCCCTAACCCGCCTAGGCGAGGTTGGTGTGCTCACGCCAGATGTCGCCGAGGGGCTGATTAATGCCCATCGGTTGTTTCGGCGGGTCCGTGCCCATCTGCGCCTTATCACCGATGATAGCGGCGCCTTTGACCCAAATCAGGCACCGCCAGCAATCCTGGAAGAACTAGCCCGGATTATTCTGATGGAAGAAGTCGCAAATGCTGAACAAGCAGCGTTTGACTTCCAGGCTGCGAAAACACATTTGAGTGCCGTCATTGACCGGTTGCCGCCCAATTCGACGAGATCATCGGCGCCTAATCTCGCAAGCGCCGGGGCGCGGCAGGCCCGTATCCAAATACCATAG